The Glycine soja cultivar W05 chromosome 6, ASM419377v2, whole genome shotgun sequence genome has a window encoding:
- the LOC114416274 gene encoding uncharacterized protein LOC114416274, whose product MVDCKPRSTPLEAKMMMTSNTTPLDDPSYFRGLVGSLQYLTLTHPDISYSVNFVSQFMNSPTIVHLQMAHHILRYVKGTIDVGLHFTSHTTLDFFAFSDADWAGCPTT is encoded by the coding sequence ATGGTTGATTGTAAACCAAGGAGCACACCACTTGAAGCTAAGATGATGATGACGTCCAATACCACTCCCCTTGATGATCCAAGTTACTTTCGTGGGCTTGTTGGATCTTTACAATATCTCACTCTTACTCACCCTGATATTTCATATAGTGTTAATTTTGTGTCCCAATTTATGAACTCTCCTACCATTGTGCATTTACAAATGGCTCATCATATATTACGATATGTCAAGGGAACTATTGATGTAGGTCTCCACTTTACTTCACATACCACACTTgatttttttgccttttctgATGCAGATTGGGCAGGTTGTCCCACCACTTGA